The proteins below are encoded in one region of Patescibacteria group bacterium:
- a CDS encoding DUF6496 domain-containing protein encodes MAKYGKKAQKTISKVMHQYGLGELKIGGHSNKKVKSRKQAVAIGISKARAEGDKVPRKR; translated from the coding sequence ATGGCTAAATACGGCAAGAAGGCGCAAAAAACCATTTCTAAGGTGATGCACCAGTATGGCTTGGGAGAACTGAAAATCGGCGGCCACAGCAACAAAAAGGTCAAAAGCCGTAAACAAGCCGTGGCCATAGGCATTTCCAAAGCCCGCGCCGAAGGCGACAAAGTCCCCCGGAAAAGATAG
- a CDS encoding AAA family ATPase — MDNPQTGEIAVLQQKIGSVQLPPELLEKAKGMVERLDRIAKMGGNYVVEFDNTNRYIDWITALPWNKKSDDILDLNHAKELLNKKHYGLQSAKERILEYLAVRKLNPSGRAPIMALIGLVGTGKTTLASSVAEAMGRKFERIPFGGIGDALYLRGQSRAYPDAEPGAIIKALRRAGTKNPVILLDEIDRVDEAARATIMGVLVELLDPGQNSAYTDHFLDYPFDLSEVLFIVTANNSTNISTAVLDRLELISMPSYSDEEKITIGKDFVLPRALEEAKLTADKLSIDQAVWPKIVRPLGFDGGIRTLERTINNMVRKTALQIVSGEVQQVTINEQNLPQYLPQ, encoded by the coding sequence ATGGATAACCCTCAGACTGGAGAGATTGCTGTACTACAACAAAAGATAGGAAGCGTCCAACTACCGCCGGAGTTGCTGGAAAAAGCTAAAGGCATGGTCGAACGGCTCGACCGGATCGCCAAAATGGGCGGAAATTATGTTGTGGAGTTTGATAACACCAACCGGTACATTGACTGGATCACTGCCCTGCCCTGGAACAAAAAATCAGACGACATTCTCGATTTAAATCATGCTAAGGAATTACTAAACAAAAAACACTACGGCCTGCAAAGCGCCAAGGAAAGAATTTTAGAATATTTAGCCGTAAGAAAACTAAACCCTTCCGGCCGGGCGCCGATTATGGCTTTAATTGGTCTTGTTGGTACCGGCAAGACAACTTTAGCTTCTTCCGTGGCCGAAGCCATGGGACGCAAATTTGAAAGAATTCCCTTTGGCGGCATTGGCGATGCGTTGTACCTGAGAGGACAATCAAGAGCCTACCCGGATGCCGAACCAGGAGCGATTATCAAAGCCCTGCGCCGGGCGGGCACCAAAAATCCCGTTATTTTACTTGATGAAATTGACCGCGTGGATGAGGCTGCCAGAGCTACAATTATGGGTGTATTAGTAGAACTATTGGATCCCGGCCAAAATAGCGCCTACACGGACCATTTTCTCGATTACCCGTTTGATCTATCTGAAGTGCTTTTCATTGTGACCGCCAACAACTCGACGAATATTTCTACGGCAGTACTCGACAGACTAGAACTAATCTCTATGCCGTCGTACTCTGACGAAGAAAAAATCACTATTGGAAAAGATTTCGTCTTACCTAGAGCTTTGGAAGAAGCCAAACTGACTGCGGACAAACTTTCCATTGACCAGGCAGTTTGGCCCAAAATTGTCCGGCCGCTGGGTTTTGACGGCGGCATTCGGACTTTAGAGCGGACCATCAATAATATGGTTCGCAAAACCGCTTTACAAATAGTTTCGGGAGAAGTGCAGCAAGTAACTATTAATGAACAAAACCTGCCGCAATACCTGCCGCAATAA
- a CDS encoding polyribonucleotide nucleotidyltransferase gives MKKSITKKIEVAGRELSFEINKVAPQANASVIARYGDTEVLATVMLGAEKAYSDGGAPVTVDFVERLYAGGIIKGSRWVKREGRPTDEAILTNRLIDRSIRPLFPKDMANEVQIIVTLLSTDNANDHDVLALNAVSMALAVSNIPWNGPVAAVRMGYVSKDDAGYVVNPLTPEMEFSDLDLVVSSSADGVIMIEAGAKQLPEDKANTAVEKALEEDQKIVEFIKDIQKEAGQDKYPYKSIALDEDLIHEIEKKHGKEIEEFVEIKSPESKMDGSRVEEYKKALTEEYAENPNKNQIPQIVDYLFKKALRKKTLETKKRVDGRKFADIRPISAEVGLLPRTHGSGLFQRGLTQVLSVVTLANPSLEQWIETAEGMEEKRYIHHYNAPPYSSGEVGRIGGLGRREIGHGALAERALEPVIPTEEQFPYTIRVVSEVLSQNGSSSMGSTCGSTLALMDAGVPILAPVSGVAMGLIAESTSEYAILTDLRGEEDFYGNMDFKVAGTETGITAIQLDIKLNDKFRGLTMKMVKEILAQAREGRLEILKKMLVVIPESRKAVSQYAPKVVTMKIPVDKIGEVIGPGGKNIKNIIATTGAAVDIEDDGTVTISAIDEAAVEQARAWIDGQTRELQPGEEFEGEVKRILPFGAFVEVLPGKEGLVHVSRMTSGYVGNPEEVVHIGQKVKVRVMEIDEMGRLNLAMYWGPKDENAQPPMGQQPGGFRPRGGFSGPRRSGFGGRGGFDRNRGGRRDRY, from the coding sequence ATGAAAAAAAGTATCACGAAAAAGATTGAAGTCGCAGGACGCGAACTCTCTTTCGAAATTAATAAAGTGGCACCACAAGCTAACGCGTCGGTGATCGCCCGCTATGGCGATACTGAGGTTTTAGCCACTGTTATGCTTGGCGCCGAAAAAGCTTACAGTGATGGCGGAGCTCCGGTTACCGTCGATTTTGTGGAAAGGCTTTACGCCGGCGGCATCATTAAGGGTTCCCGCTGGGTCAAACGCGAAGGCCGCCCGACCGATGAGGCCATTTTAACCAACCGGTTGATTGACCGCTCCATTCGCCCGCTCTTCCCTAAAGACATGGCTAACGAAGTTCAGATTATTGTGACTTTGCTTTCCACCGACAACGCCAACGATCATGATGTTTTGGCTTTAAATGCGGTCTCTATGGCTTTGGCTGTTTCCAACATTCCCTGGAACGGGCCGGTCGCGGCTGTCCGGATGGGATATGTTTCCAAAGATGATGCCGGGTATGTGGTTAATCCTCTGACCCCGGAAATGGAATTTTCTGATTTAGATTTGGTCGTTTCTTCCAGCGCCGACGGCGTCATTATGATTGAAGCCGGAGCCAAGCAGCTGCCGGAAGACAAAGCTAATACTGCCGTGGAAAAAGCCCTGGAAGAAGACCAAAAAATTGTGGAGTTTATTAAAGATATCCAAAAAGAAGCCGGCCAGGATAAATATCCCTACAAATCCATAGCTTTGGACGAGGACCTGATCCACGAAATTGAAAAAAAGCATGGCAAAGAAATTGAAGAGTTTGTCGAAATCAAAAGCCCGGAGAGTAAGATGGACGGCTCGAGAGTGGAAGAATATAAAAAGGCTTTAACTGAAGAGTACGCGGAAAATCCTAACAAAAACCAGATTCCCCAAATTGTCGATTATCTGTTTAAAAAAGCTTTGCGCAAAAAGACCCTGGAAACCAAAAAACGGGTTGACGGCCGGAAATTCGCGGATATCCGCCCGATTTCTGCCGAAGTAGGACTGCTTCCCCGCACCCACGGTTCCGGCTTATTCCAAAGAGGCTTAACCCAAGTGCTCTCCGTGGTCACTTTGGCAAATCCTTCTCTGGAACAATGGATTGAGACGGCGGAAGGCATGGAAGAAAAAAGATACATTCATCACTATAATGCCCCGCCGTATTCTTCCGGTGAAGTGGGCCGCATTGGCGGTTTAGGCCGGCGGGAAATTGGCCACGGTGCCCTCGCTGAAAGAGCTTTGGAACCGGTCATCCCGACTGAGGAACAATTCCCTTACACCATCCGCGTGGTTTCTGAAGTCTTGTCACAAAACGGCTCGAGTTCTATGGGTTCGACCTGCGGCTCAACTTTGGCTCTGATGGATGCGGGTGTACCGATTTTGGCTCCCGTTTCAGGCGTGGCCATGGGTCTGATTGCCGAAAGCACGAGTGAATATGCGATTTTAACCGACCTGCGCGGTGAAGAAGATTTTTACGGCAACATGGATTTTAAGGTTGCCGGAACCGAAACAGGCATTACTGCCATTCAGTTGGACATTAAATTAAATGATAAATTCCGCGGCTTGACCATGAAAATGGTTAAGGAAATTTTGGCTCAAGCCCGCGAAGGCCGGCTGGAAATCTTAAAGAAAATGCTCGTGGTAATTCCGGAAAGCCGTAAAGCGGTCAGCCAATACGCGCCGAAAGTGGTCACGATGAAAATCCCGGTAGACAAAATCGGGGAAGTCATTGGCCCGGGCGGCAAAAACATCAAAAACATTATCGCGACAACCGGCGCCGCCGTGGACATTGAGGATGACGGCACGGTGACCATTTCCGCCATCGATGAAGCTGCCGTCGAACAGGCCAGAGCCTGGATTGACGGTCAAACAAGGGAACTGCAACCCGGCGAAGAATTTGAAGGCGAAGTAAAACGCATTTTACCGTTTGGCGCTTTTGTCGAAGTTTTGCCCGGCAAAGAGGGTCTGGTTCATGTTTCGAGAATGACTTCCGGTTATGTGGGCAACCCGGAAGAAGTGGTCCACATTGGCCAGAAAGTGAAAGTCCGGGTCATGGAAATTGACGAAATGGGCCGGCTTAACCTGGCTATGTACTGGGGCCCGAAAGACGAAAACGCTCAACCGCCAATGGGCCAGCAACCGGGTGGCTTCCGACCACGCGGCGGTTTTAGCGGACCAAGACGCAGTGGCTTCGGCGGCAGAGGCGGCTTTGACAGAAATCGCGGCGGAAGACGAGACCGATATTAA
- the rpsO gene encoding 30S ribosomal protein S15, which yields MALQLDDKKKIIEKFSQGKGDTGSPEVQVALLTQRIQNLTEHLKKHSHDVHSRRGLLTIVSKRRRLLNYLSKKANDRYTKIVAALELTK from the coding sequence ATGGCTTTACAGCTTGACGACAAGAAAAAGATTATCGAGAAATTCTCGCAGGGCAAAGGCGATACCGGTTCTCCGGAAGTCCAGGTGGCCCTTTTAACTCAGAGAATTCAAAATCTTACGGAACATCTCAAAAAGCACAGCCACGATGTCCATTCGCGCCGGGGCCTTTTGACTATTGTGTCCAAGCGGCGCCGTCTGTTAAACTACCTCTCGAAGAAAGCAAACGATAGATACACCAAAATCGTGGCTGCATTAGAGTTGACGAAGTAA
- a CDS encoding GTP-binding protein: MQSRPPIIVVLGHVDHGKTTLLDAIRSADVASKEYGGITQGIGAYQVETPDGKKLTFIDTPGHEAFSQMRSRGANVADIAILVVAANDSVMPQTAESIKIIQAAKIPYIVAINKIDLPEANFDKVVKDLLRHNVLLETYGGSVPFIKISAKKKEGIKELLDLIGLVADIAEIKSDPNGPLEFAVIESKLDKNRGPVATLVIRSGSLKVGQEITIDNQTSKIRALIDYQGKNIAEAGPGTPVEVLGLQKVPPVGAAKEAKPQVKAEEGALNLILKTDTLGSLEALSAQIPANVNVLQSGTGEISEADVLLAKPTKAIILGFNVRVAPAATKLAQTEKVLVRTYKIIYELLDELKDAAAGMLAPETTEEVLGTGEIIAEFPYEKMRVAGTKVTDGRVARGDLVRVTRRVSGENTAVGESKIKSLRTGKEETNKVEKGKECGILLEPQIDFRAGDDIMAYRIV; this comes from the coding sequence ATGCAATCACGACCACCCATTATTGTCGTCCTGGGTCATGTTGATCACGGCAAAACTACCCTTCTGGATGCGATCCGCAGTGCAGATGTAGCTTCAAAAGAATACGGCGGAATTACTCAGGGCATCGGAGCATATCAGGTAGAAACTCCCGACGGAAAAAAACTTACCTTTATTGATACTCCCGGCCATGAAGCCTTTTCCCAAATGCGTTCGCGCGGAGCCAATGTTGCCGATATCGCGATTTTAGTCGTGGCCGCTAACGATTCTGTCATGCCGCAAACTGCCGAAAGCATCAAAATTATCCAGGCTGCTAAAATTCCCTACATCGTGGCTATTAACAAAATTGATTTGCCCGAAGCCAATTTTGACAAAGTCGTTAAAGATTTATTGCGCCATAACGTTCTTCTGGAAACTTACGGCGGCAGCGTACCCTTTATTAAAATTTCCGCCAAGAAAAAAGAAGGCATTAAAGAACTTCTGGACTTAATCGGCTTAGTCGCGGATATTGCCGAGATAAAAAGCGACCCTAACGGTCCGTTGGAATTTGCCGTAATTGAGTCAAAACTGGACAAAAACCGCGGACCGGTGGCGACACTGGTTATCCGAAGCGGCTCCCTGAAAGTCGGCCAGGAAATTACGATTGATAATCAGACCAGTAAAATCCGGGCGCTGATTGATTATCAGGGCAAAAATATTGCCGAAGCTGGGCCAGGCACACCGGTAGAAGTCTTAGGTTTACAGAAGGTCCCGCCGGTAGGTGCGGCCAAAGAAGCCAAACCTCAGGTTAAAGCGGAAGAAGGCGCGCTTAACTTGATTTTAAAAACGGATACTTTGGGTTCATTGGAAGCTCTCAGCGCCCAAATTCCGGCCAATGTTAATGTTTTGCAGTCCGGAACCGGAGAAATCAGCGAGGCGGACGTTTTATTGGCCAAACCGACTAAAGCTATCATTCTTGGCTTTAATGTGAGGGTTGCTCCGGCTGCTACCAAGCTTGCCCAGACGGAAAAAGTCTTAGTGCGAACATACAAGATAATTTATGAACTTCTCGATGAGCTTAAAGACGCGGCGGCCGGGATGCTGGCGCCGGAAACAACAGAGGAAGTCTTGGGCACGGGAGAAATTATTGCCGAGTTTCCTTACGAAAAAATGCGCGTGGCCGGCACCAAAGTCACTGACGGACGGGTGGCGCGAGGCGATTTGGTGCGGGTAACCCGCCGGGTTTCAGGAGAAAACACGGCTGTCGGCGAAAGCAAAATCAAATCCCTGCGAACCGGCAAAGAAGAGACCAATAAGGTCGAAAAAGGTAAAGAGTGCGGGATTTTACTGGAGCCTCAAATTGACTTCCGGGCCGGAGATGATATAATGGCCTATAGAATTGTATGA
- a CDS encoding DnaJ domain-containing protein, which yields MADKDFYQTLGVSKNATDAEIKAAYRKAALQWHPDRNKAPEASEKFKEVNEAYEVLSNPQKRQTYDQFGSAAFQQGQGFQGNPFAGGFGGQGQQGPFTYSYRTYGGNAGENPFEGAFGGGFSDPFEIFEQFFGGGFTGGPRRQRRPAYQLEISFMDAVKGAEKQIEINGKEMKIKIPAGVDEGTRVRFGNFDIVLSVRPDKTFQREGPNIYVTSEIDYPSAVLGTTLEVPTIDGPVTIKVPAGTQPDTMIRLRGRGVKLPNSSHVGDEYVRVKVKIPSRVSSEQRDLLEELRKSSKKRSGWF from the coding sequence ATGGCAGATAAAGATTTTTACCAGACTTTAGGAGTTTCCAAAAACGCCACGGACGCGGAGATTAAAGCCGCTTACCGCAAAGCGGCTCTGCAATGGCATCCGGACCGTAATAAAGCCCCGGAAGCCAGCGAGAAATTTAAAGAGGTGAACGAAGCGTACGAGGTTTTGTCGAATCCTCAAAAACGCCAAACCTATGATCAGTTTGGATCAGCTGCTTTTCAACAAGGCCAAGGCTTCCAAGGTAATCCCTTTGCCGGAGGTTTTGGTGGACAGGGCCAGCAAGGACCATTTACCTATTCGTATCGAACTTACGGCGGCAACGCCGGGGAAAATCCCTTTGAAGGCGCGTTTGGTGGCGGCTTTTCCGATCCGTTTGAGATTTTTGAACAGTTTTTCGGCGGCGGTTTCACCGGGGGTCCCAGACGCCAAAGACGGCCGGCCTATCAATTGGAAATTTCTTTCATGGATGCCGTCAAAGGCGCGGAAAAACAGATTGAAATCAACGGCAAAGAAATGAAAATTAAAATCCCGGCTGGTGTCGATGAAGGCACCCGGGTCCGCTTTGGCAATTTCGATATTGTCTTATCTGTCAGACCAGATAAAACTTTCCAACGCGAAGGACCAAATATCTATGTTACGTCCGAAATTGATTATCCCAGCGCCGTTCTAGGGACGACTTTAGAGGTCCCGACTATTGATGGTCCGGTGACTATTAAAGTACCGGCAGGAACACAACCGGATACCATGATTCGATTACGCGGCCGAGGCGTAAAGCTGCCAAACAGCAGCCATGTCGGTGACGAATATGTCCGCGTCAAAGTCAAAATCCCCTCTCGAGTTTCTTCCGAACAGCGCGATCTTCTCGAAGAACTGCGCAAATCCTCTAAAAAAAGAAGCGGGTGGTTTTAA
- a CDS encoding nucleotide exchange factor GrpE, translating into MTKAQDHNLEKKIEELEAQVAELNNKYLRSLADYQNLEKQTQTWRDEFIKFANQGLIIKLLEIVDDLEKAQEHLQDEGLKIIIDKMKTIFKNNGLEEIEVAGQEFNPADMEAVQVEPGEEDHQVTRILQKGYKLNGKIIRPAKVVVSTTTPSNSEGSHSDS; encoded by the coding sequence ATGACCAAGGCTCAGGATCATAATCTGGAAAAAAAGATTGAAGAATTGGAAGCTCAGGTGGCGGAACTAAATAATAAGTATTTGCGTTCCCTGGCCGATTATCAAAATCTGGAAAAACAAACCCAGACCTGGCGGGATGAATTTATCAAGTTTGCCAATCAGGGGTTAATCATAAAATTACTGGAAATTGTTGATGACTTGGAAAAAGCCCAGGAACATCTTCAGGATGAAGGCCTGAAAATTATTATTGACAAAATGAAGACCATTTTTAAAAATAATGGATTAGAGGAAATTGAGGTTGCCGGGCAGGAATTCAACCCGGCGGACATGGAAGCAGTTCAGGTTGAACCCGGAGAGGAAGACCACCAAGTTACCAGGATCTTACAAAAAGGGTATAAACTAAACGGGAAAATTATTCGGCCGGCAAAAGTGGTCGTCAGCACCACCACCCCAAGCAATAGCGAGGGGTCCCATAGCGATAGTTAG
- a CDS encoding DHH family phosphoesterase, whose translation MTNEDLQQIQNLVAGARRVLILTHTNPSVDTMASTLALYLAMAKMGKDVTVAMESQPLVEVANLVGIDQVKTSLAGKNLLLTYKPYNLGDFEKVTYLEDQGQAGTLDDAFKLTITPREGYAPDPKNFTFSFTGAAADLIFTVEVLEPTQLGQLYDANLLASTPIINIDNHDPNKDYGKFNLVEPDAASISEIVTFFLRAVNAQIDTDIAGNLYQGIRAATQNFQSPKVAAATFEAAAICLRSAKPKTAPQQPAVQPNMNQVPPTQANPVQPQNILNTNNQQPASSNQGVPSDWLGPKSYKGTSVS comes from the coding sequence ATGACCAACGAGGACCTGCAACAAATTCAAAATTTAGTCGCCGGCGCCCGCCGGGTGCTTATCTTAACCCACACCAACCCTTCCGTCGACACCATGGCTTCTACTTTAGCTTTATATCTGGCAATGGCTAAAATGGGCAAAGACGTGACCGTGGCGATGGAATCTCAACCTCTGGTCGAGGTCGCCAATTTGGTGGGTATCGATCAAGTTAAAACCAGCCTGGCCGGAAAGAATCTGTTGTTAACTTATAAACCTTACAACCTGGGCGATTTTGAAAAAGTCACCTATCTGGAAGACCAGGGTCAGGCCGGAACCCTGGATGACGCTTTCAAACTGACAATTACTCCGCGCGAAGGTTACGCCCCGGATCCGAAGAATTTTACCTTTAGCTTTACCGGTGCTGCCGCCGATTTGATTTTTACCGTGGAAGTTTTGGAACCGACCCAGCTGGGTCAGCTTTATGACGCCAATTTGCTAGCTTCAACCCCGATTATTAACATCGATAATCATGATCCGAACAAAGATTACGGCAAATTTAATCTGGTTGAACCGGACGCCGCTTCCATCTCGGAAATCGTGACCTTTTTCCTGCGGGCCGTGAATGCGCAGATCGACACCGACATCGCCGGGAATTTATATCAGGGTATTCGGGCTGCCACCCAAAATTTCCAGTCACCGAAAGTGGCGGCTGCCACCTTTGAAGCCGCGGCTATCTGCCTGAGAAGCGCTAAACCCAAAACTGCTCCTCAGCAGCCGGCTGTTCAACCAAATATGAACCAAGTCCCACCTACCCAGGCCAATCCAGTCCAACCACAAAATATACTAAATACTAATAATCAGCAACCAGCGTCCAGTAACCAGGGCGTTCCTTCCGACTGGCTCGGCCCCAAATCTTACAAAGGCACTTCAGTTAGTTAG
- the dnaK gene encoding molecular chaperone DnaK encodes MAKIIGIDLGTTNSCVAVMEGGAPKVIYSAEGRNVIPSVVDPITHVVGDVAKRQMVLKPKETIFSIKRLMGRKFSDQSVQYDIKWLPYTIKAGRDDMADVEVGGRTFTPQEISAMILQKIKADAESYLGGKVTQAVITVPAYFDDSQRQATKQAGEIAGLEVLRIINEPTAAALAYGLDKKNAHTIAVYDLGGGTFDISILELGEGVYEVKSTNGDTHLGGDDFDKKILDYIADEFKKENQIDLRKDPQALQRLREAAEKAKIELSSATEVEINQPFITQGPNGPLHLTMKLTRAKLEQVVDDLIQKSLEPVKKALADANKKVGDIDEVVLVGGMTRMPKVVEVVSKFFGKEPNKSVNPDEVVAVGAAVQGGVLGGEVKDVLLLDVTPLTLGIETLGGVSTPLIARNTTIPSSKSQIFSTAADNQTQVEINVLQGERPMAADNKSLGRFVLDGIPPAPRGVPQVEVTFDIDASGILSVKAKDKATGKEQSIKITGSTGLSKDEVEKMTKEAEMHASEDQKKKEGIEAKNNADSLVFTAEKTLKDAGDKVPAEVKKEVEDKITAVKEAMKGEDLAAIKTKADDLSQSLQKIGQAMYQSQQSAQGGPASGGQAGPDSQEQPKEEPKKGGTVEGEVVE; translated from the coding sequence ATGGCCAAAATAATCGGCATCGATTTAGGTACCACTAACAGTTGCGTTGCAGTCATGGAAGGCGGCGCCCCAAAAGTTATTTATAGCGCTGAAGGCCGCAATGTCATCCCTTCTGTGGTCGATCCGATTACTCATGTCGTCGGCGATGTCGCCAAACGGCAGATGGTCCTTAAACCCAAAGAAACTATCTTTTCCATAAAGCGGCTTATGGGCCGTAAGTTTTCCGACCAGTCAGTGCAATATGATATTAAATGGTTGCCATACACGATTAAAGCCGGCCGGGACGACATGGCTGATGTGGAGGTTGGAGGCCGAACCTTTACCCCGCAGGAAATTTCCGCCATGATCCTCCAGAAAATTAAAGCAGACGCCGAAAGCTATCTGGGCGGCAAAGTTACCCAGGCGGTGATTACCGTCCCCGCGTATTTTGACGATTCCCAGCGCCAGGCAACCAAACAAGCCGGGGAAATTGCCGGGCTGGAAGTGTTGCGGATTATTAACGAGCCGACGGCCGCGGCTTTGGCCTATGGCCTGGATAAGAAAAACGCCCACACTATTGCCGTTTATGACCTGGGCGGCGGCACTTTTGACATTTCCATCCTGGAGCTAGGTGAAGGAGTGTATGAAGTAAAGTCCACTAATGGCGACACTCATCTGGGCGGCGATGACTTCGACAAAAAGATTCTCGACTACATCGCCGACGAGTTTAAGAAAGAAAACCAGATCGATCTGCGTAAAGATCCGCAGGCCCTGCAAAGATTACGCGAGGCGGCGGAAAAAGCCAAGATCGAACTGTCTTCAGCCACCGAAGTGGAAATTAATCAGCCCTTTATTACTCAGGGACCAAACGGCCCCCTGCATCTGACCATGAAACTGACCCGGGCTAAACTGGAACAGGTAGTTGATGACCTGATCCAAAAATCCCTGGAACCGGTCAAAAAAGCCCTCGCCGATGCCAATAAAAAAGTCGGCGACATTGACGAAGTGGTGCTGGTCGGCGGGATGACCCGCATGCCCAAAGTCGTCGAAGTGGTGTCGAAGTTCTTCGGCAAAGAACCAAACAAGAGTGTTAATCCGGACGAAGTCGTGGCCGTGGGAGCGGCGGTTCAGGGTGGAGTTCTTGGCGGCGAGGTCAAAGATGTCCTGTTACTGGATGTTACCCCGCTGACGCTGGGTATCGAGACGCTGGGCGGAGTCTCTACCCCGCTAATTGCCAGAAACACAACGATTCCGTCGTCCAAATCGCAGATTTTCAGCACGGCCGCGGACAACCAGACCCAGGTGGAAATTAATGTCCTCCAGGGTGAACGGCCGATGGCCGCGGATAATAAATCCCTGGGGCGATTTGTCCTTGACGGGATTCCCCCGGCACCAAGAGGAGTGCCTCAAGTCGAGGTCACCTTCGATATTGATGCGAGCGGAATCCTCTCGGTCAAGGCCAAAGACAAGGCCACGGGTAAAGAGCAAAGCATCAAGATCACCGGTTCCACGGGTCTGTCCAAAGACGAAGTGGAAAAGATGACCAAAGAGGCGGAAATGCATGCTTCGGAGGACCAAAAGAAAAAAGAAGGCATTGAGGCGAAAAATAATGCCGACAGTCTGGTCTTTACCGCTGAAAAGACTCTCAAAGATGCCGGCGACAAAGTTCCGGCCGAGGTCAAAAAAGAGGTAGAAGACAAGATTACCGCCGTCAAAGAAGCCATGAAAGGCGAAGATTTGGCCGCCATTAAGACCAAAGCCGATGACTTATCGCAATCCCTCCAGAAAATTGGCCAGGCAATGTACCAATCACAGCAGTCCGCCCAAGGCGGACCCGCCTCAGGCGGCCAGGCCGGACCGGATAGTCAGGAACAGCCAAAAGAAGAACCCAAGAAAGGCGGGACAGTAGAGGGAGAGGTTGTAGAGTAA
- the nusA gene encoding transcription termination factor NusA gives MPAQVRSEFALALNQVASERNISVETILANIEEAMLMAYRKDRAMYGEVVEVEQFVASVDSNTGEARIYRKKEDGSRGEDVTPPGFGRIAAQTAGQVLRQKIREAEKKAVIEDFSQRIGTAVSGMVLRFDGPNIIIDIGRAEAVMPPAEQNPAEHYRLNQRLIFYIKEIRESARGQEVVVSRASENLVVELFRKEVPEFQSGAVIIKLIAREAGGRTKLAVASTQSGVDPVGASVGQKGVRVQAVINELGGNEKVDVIQYTEDTAALIAAALAPAKDIEVILNQEEKTAIALVPDDQLSLAIGREGQNVRLAAKLLGEWKIDIKGKAEYAKKDEVKAEGTKDEEKREEKKAEVEQSAKSENQNAAE, from the coding sequence ATGCCGGCACAAGTCCGATCAGAATTTGCTTTAGCTTTAAACCAAGTCGCTTCCGAGCGCAATATCTCGGTGGAGACGATTTTGGCTAACATTGAAGAAGCGATGCTTATGGCCTATCGCAAAGACCGGGCTATGTATGGCGAGGTCGTGGAAGTGGAACAGTTTGTCGCGTCCGTCGATTCGAACACCGGCGAAGCCAGAATTTACCGTAAGAAAGAAGACGGCTCCCGGGGCGAAGATGTCACTCCACCGGGTTTTGGCCGGATTGCCGCCCAAACTGCTGGTCAAGTTCTCCGCCAAAAAATCCGCGAAGCGGAGAAAAAGGCTGTGATTGAAGATTTTTCGCAGCGAATCGGGACCGCTGTTTCCGGAATGGTGCTGCGCTTTGACGGACCAAATATTATTATCGATATCGGCCGGGCAGAGGCCGTCATGCCGCCTGCTGAACAAAATCCGGCGGAACACTATCGCTTAAACCAGAGACTCATTTTTTACATTAAAGAAATCCGCGAATCGGCCCGGGGCCAGGAAGTGGTCGTTTCCCGCGCTTCCGAGAACCTGGTCGTTGAACTTTTCCGCAAGGAAGTGCCGGAATTCCAATCGGGCGCTGTCATAATTAAACTGATCGCCCGCGAAGCCGGCGGCCGCACCAAACTGGCCGTCGCCTCCACCCAATCCGGGGTTGATCCGGTCGGCGCGTCAGTCGGTCAAAAAGGCGTCCGGGTTCAGGCCGTCATTAACGAACTGGGCGGCAATGAAAAAGTGGATGTTATTCAATACACGGAAGATACTGCTGCTTTAATTGCTGCTGCTTTGGCTCCGGCCAAAGATATTGAAGTCATCTTAAACCAGGAAGAAAAAACGGCCATTGCCCTGGTCCCCGACGATCAGTTATCTCTGGCCATTGGCCGGGAAGGCCAAAATGTCCGCTTGGCCGCCAAACTTCTGGGTGAATGGAAAATTGATATTAAAGGAAAAGCTGAGTATGCAAAGAAAGATGAAGTAAAAGCCGAAGGGACAAAAGACGAAGAAAAAAGAGAAGAGAAAAAAGCGGAAGTCGAGCAAAGCGCGAAAAGCGAGAATCAAAATGCAGCCGAGTAA